From Gemmatimonadota bacterium, a single genomic window includes:
- a CDS encoding SNF2-related protein encodes MPPTPHDPLRVGDKVVHPHNRELGPGIVEAIDRRRLAVHFPRTGDTLQFAAQGHPFLPLTLPEGADPECWYEDYGGDIVECLARRDTDRLDAFAPRLRALELLHARESGGLGSFLGGRIEIFPHQLHVAERAAAGDPVRWLLSDEVGLGKTVEACLVLNHLLRTDRAEHALIVAPSALVVQWLGELYRKFHQVFVLMDDHRRRDVVKEQGASFNPFEVHRLSIVALEDLVRDSSLARLAAASKPDLLVVDEAHHLRRREGTPGTPAYRAVAPIAQAARHALLLSATPLEADAQGFFRLLQLLRPDDYPSWEEFRDALDHGRPLAPCTSATRRVDIGGFPPRVPCPIEVAPLASRELTDREDPRLIALAREARDWVRRDEKSLVFVRNRDALTLLKRELEFHLSRRVAVFHEDLSPARRDLEVAHFADPKGPPILIATECGGEGRNFQFARRLVLFDLPWNPVLVEQRIGRLDRINRRAPVEIVYFRPADGFEASVARLYERLRIFEEPLGGLDRALGHVEEAIRNTADKRGAELDLDAMVEETDRLRGRVHQAAYHHLHAGAYEPTMAPGILERIPSDLEKRTERVVLEACRQFGFHTDPKPDPATWYIEFGDRATVETLHGVTTGHRWLGTFNRAEAVRREGVDFFAAGHTLVEAILREAVDSARGRTVLLSIPGTGFAGTGVIAIRRDQGRLMLYARDLNGKDCPHWGDFIRALPAGTHDVPAAAWNIDDWEARARTALREMALPGPPDALVGVTFTG; translated from the coding sequence TTGCCCCCAACACCGCACGACCCCCTCCGCGTGGGGGACAAGGTCGTCCATCCTCACAATCGGGAACTCGGTCCGGGGATCGTGGAGGCCATCGATCGCCGCCGACTGGCGGTCCACTTCCCGCGGACGGGTGACACTCTCCAGTTTGCCGCCCAGGGCCACCCCTTCCTCCCGCTCACCCTCCCCGAAGGCGCCGACCCCGAATGCTGGTACGAGGACTACGGCGGGGACATTGTCGAATGCCTCGCCCGCCGGGACACCGACCGCCTCGACGCCTTCGCCCCACGACTTCGAGCGCTCGAACTCCTCCACGCCCGCGAATCCGGCGGACTGGGCTCCTTCCTCGGCGGGAGGATCGAGATCTTCCCGCACCAGCTTCATGTGGCGGAGCGTGCCGCTGCCGGGGATCCGGTGCGCTGGCTGTTGAGTGATGAAGTCGGCCTCGGGAAGACGGTCGAAGCCTGCCTCGTACTGAACCACCTCCTGCGCACCGATCGCGCCGAGCACGCGCTGATCGTCGCGCCTTCCGCGCTCGTGGTGCAGTGGCTGGGCGAACTCTACCGCAAGTTCCATCAGGTCTTCGTCCTCATGGATGACCACCGCCGCAGGGATGTCGTGAAGGAGCAGGGAGCCAGCTTCAATCCGTTCGAAGTGCATCGGCTCTCCATCGTGGCTCTGGAAGATCTCGTACGGGACTCATCGCTTGCCCGCCTCGCGGCCGCATCGAAGCCGGACCTTCTGGTGGTGGATGAAGCGCACCACCTCCGGCGGCGCGAAGGCACTCCGGGTACGCCCGCCTATCGCGCGGTGGCCCCCATCGCACAGGCCGCCCGCCATGCGCTGCTCCTCTCCGCCACGCCGCTGGAGGCGGATGCGCAGGGGTTCTTTCGCCTGCTGCAACTCCTGCGTCCCGACGACTATCCGTCGTGGGAGGAGTTTCGCGACGCGCTCGATCACGGCCGTCCGCTGGCCCCCTGCACGAGTGCGACAAGGCGAGTCGACATCGGCGGGTTTCCTCCGCGCGTTCCCTGTCCGATCGAAGTGGCCCCTCTCGCCTCCCGGGAGTTGACCGACCGGGAAGACCCGCGCCTGATCGCGCTGGCCCGCGAAGCCCGCGACTGGGTGCGCCGTGACGAGAAGAGCCTGGTCTTCGTGCGGAACCGCGATGCGCTGACACTCCTGAAGCGCGAACTGGAGTTTCACCTCAGCCGTCGCGTGGCGGTCTTTCATGAAGACCTCTCCCCGGCACGCCGCGATCTGGAAGTCGCCCATTTCGCCGACCCGAAGGGACCGCCGATCCTCATCGCCACCGAGTGCGGCGGCGAAGGCCGCAACTTTCAGTTCGCCCGGCGACTGGTGCTGTTCGACCTGCCGTGGAATCCCGTTCTGGTGGAGCAGCGGATCGGACGGCTGGATCGCATCAATCGCCGGGCGCCGGTGGAGATCGTCTACTTTCGCCCGGCCGACGGCTTCGAGGCTTCCGTCGCGCGGCTCTATGAACGACTTCGCATCTTCGAGGAGCCGCTCGGCGGCCTCGACCGCGCGCTGGGCCATGTCGAAGAGGCCATCCGCAACACGGCCGACAAACGCGGCGCCGAACTGGATCTGGACGCCATGGTGGAGGAGACGGACCGCCTTCGGGGGAGAGTCCATCAGGCCGCCTATCATCACCTGCACGCGGGAGCGTATGAGCCGACCATGGCCCCCGGCATCCTGGAGCGCATCCCGAGCGACCTGGAGAAACGCACGGAACGCGTTGTGCTGGAAGCGTGCCGACAGTTCGGGTTTCACACCGACCCGAAGCCGGATCCCGCCACCTGGTACATCGAGTTCGGCGACCGCGCCACCGTGGAGACGCTGCACGGCGTCACCACCGGCCACCGGTGGCTGGGGACATTCAACCGGGCGGAGGCCGTGCGCCGCGAAGGCGTGGACTTCTTCGCGGCGGGGCATACCCTGGTCGAGGCGATTCTGCGCGAAGCGGTCGACAGTGCTCGCGGAAGAACCGTGCTGCTGTCGATCCCGGGAACGGGTTTTGCAGGCACCGGTGTCATCGCCATTCGAAGAGATCAGGGTCGCCTCATGCTTTACGCCCGCGACCTCAA
- the ggt gene encoding gamma-glutamyltransferase has product MNLSQWSARAMLFLCAAGVPSVAPASASASSASAPHAMVVTAEPLATQAGLEILDAGGNAFDAAAAVGFALAVTLPRAGNLGGGGFAVGLEDNGQAFALDFRETAPAAAHRDMFLDETGEVVRGRSLYTHSAVGVPGTVDGLLRIHAERGRLPRERVIAPAVRLARNGFPVSEVLAKSVHARRELLSAHAAAAALFLPGGSPIAEGDTLRQEDLARTLLRISRDGRDGFYAGETARLVAAEMARGGGMMTAADLASYQSIPREPFRIQSGGHEILTHPLPSSGGVVLAQILGLVDWETLRAAGPHSAAYVRSLVEAERLAYADRNHHLGDPAFASVPVEMLVSEPYLSARRRLIPPDSAGSSDRVSAGDPPLPESEETTHYCVCDSFGNVASITTTLNGSYGSGIVVAGAGFLLNNEMDDFSAKPGVPNLYGLVGTEANSIAAGKRMLSSMTPSIVLKDDRFLLALGSPGGSTIITTVLQVFLNATLFAMDLEHAVHAPRFHHQWLPDVVFAEETALPESTRASLRTLGYNLRDRSPIGRVAAIGRLPDGSLVGVFDRRGAGLAEGR; this is encoded by the coding sequence TTGAACCTCTCGCAGTGGTCGGCGCGAGCGATGCTCTTCCTGTGCGCGGCGGGAGTCCCTTCGGTGGCTCCCGCCTCCGCGAGCGCGTCCTCCGCATCCGCTCCTCACGCCATGGTCGTCACGGCGGAGCCCCTCGCGACGCAAGCCGGGCTGGAGATTCTCGATGCCGGCGGAAACGCGTTTGACGCCGCCGCCGCGGTCGGCTTTGCGCTGGCGGTCACACTGCCCCGCGCGGGAAACCTCGGCGGCGGCGGCTTCGCGGTCGGCCTCGAAGACAACGGGCAGGCCTTCGCTCTCGACTTCCGCGAGACGGCCCCCGCCGCCGCGCACCGCGACATGTTCCTCGACGAAACGGGCGAAGTGGTCCGTGGCCGCAGTCTCTATACCCACTCGGCCGTCGGAGTGCCCGGTACGGTAGATGGTCTTCTTCGAATCCACGCGGAACGCGGACGGCTCCCGCGCGAACGCGTGATCGCTCCGGCCGTACGCCTCGCCCGGAACGGATTCCCCGTCTCCGAAGTTCTCGCAAAGTCTGTCCATGCGCGGCGCGAACTCCTCTCCGCCCACGCGGCCGCCGCCGCCCTCTTCCTTCCCGGTGGCTCGCCGATCGCCGAAGGGGACACCCTCCGGCAGGAAGACCTTGCGCGCACGCTTCTCCGCATTTCGCGCGACGGGCGGGACGGCTTCTATGCGGGCGAGACCGCACGACTCGTTGCCGCGGAGATGGCTCGCGGCGGCGGCATGATGACCGCTGCGGACCTGGCGTCCTACCAGTCCATCCCGCGCGAGCCCTTTCGCATTCAGTCCGGCGGCCACGAGATCCTCACGCACCCTCTGCCGAGCTCCGGGGGCGTCGTCCTGGCGCAGATCCTCGGCCTGGTGGACTGGGAGACTCTCCGCGCAGCCGGACCGCACTCCGCGGCGTATGTGCGAAGCCTCGTCGAGGCGGAGCGCCTGGCCTATGCCGACCGCAACCACCACCTGGGCGACCCGGCCTTCGCGAGTGTCCCGGTGGAGATGCTCGTGTCCGAACCCTATCTGTCTGCCCGGCGCCGCCTCATCCCGCCCGACTCCGCCGGAAGCAGCGACCGGGTTTCCGCGGGAGATCCGCCCCTCCCTGAGTCGGAAGAGACAACGCACTACTGCGTCTGCGACTCCTTCGGGAATGTCGCGTCCATCACCACGACGCTCAACGGTTCGTACGGTTCCGGGATTGTCGTAGCGGGGGCCGGGTTCCTTCTCAACAACGAGATGGACGACTTCTCCGCCAAGCCCGGCGTTCCGAATCTCTACGGCCTCGTGGGAACGGAAGCCAACTCCATCGCCGCAGGCAAGCGCATGCTCTCTTCCATGACCCCGTCCATCGTGCTGAAGGACGACAGGTTCCTTCTTGCGCTCGGCTCTCCCGGAGGCTCCACCATCATCACAACGGTGCTGCAGGTGTTCTTGAATGCCACGCTGTTCGCGATGGACCTGGAGCACGCGGTCCACGCGCCGCGCTTCCATCACCAATGGCTTCCGGATGTCGTGTTTGCGGAAGAGACCGCGCTCCCCGAGTCCACGCGCGCGTCGCTGCGGACTCTGGGCTACAACCTCCGCGACCGATCCCCCATCGGACGAGTGGCCGCCATCGGGCGCCTCCCCGACGGGAGCCTTGTCGGCGTCTTCGACCGGCGCGGAGCCGGTCTCGCTGAAGGCCGCTGA